tttttacctacctatagaaatttctaattttataaaataatcacggGCCAGTTGGAATACTTCCGCGGGTTGGGCACTCCTGTTTTACATAGTTTGTAACAGTATCagcatttttttctaatttttttatgaatattaaatattttagattatttacaatacttatagtttgtaaaaaaaaatactttctagGTACACCtgctaaaacaataataataattttgttagtacctacacctaatatatttttttactgcaaGTAGTTAaatcattcatatatatattataaactgaatTAAAGTTCAAAATGCATGTAGTAGTTActgattttatattaacttcgatatttatattttaggtgAGGATGATAATATGAGTATGAATACAAAATCATAATGGTTGAAGAACaatgtataaaaagtaataaatcaataaaaatgcaAGCTGTGGCCCTCAGAACATCAAGATCAATCTCAAATGAGGAATGCACAACCAGACAAAAATCTGATGTTGGAAGAGCAGCACGTAAAGCTAAACGTATACGTTTCCTTGTTAATGGTGATCGATTTTGTAaaggtaataattaaaattaatatttttacttaactataaaaatatgatttctaaaaaagaaaatatttttcatacataaatatGGTAATGAATTAAGCATCACTTAAGTACTGTTATATCGGTGTTTAGtggaataatacatatttatacttactattttaattatttggtatttgaaattattataatgtagaattattttaattaataatttattatcattaatataattatttctgttTGTTTTAGGTGTTGTAGTAGCAGTAACTCATGAGCGATATCGATCCTTTGACAGTCTATTAGCAGAATTATCAAACATGCTATCAGAGAACAAGCACCTACCTAGTGGTGTACGGGCATTATTTTCAATAGATGGTCATAAAGTATCTCAACTAGATGATCTCGAAGAtggaaaattttatatttgttctggAGGCAATAAcgccataaaaaaaatagattatgcCGCCCTGAACAATGTAAAACCATCTCGGTCTTTGACCAAACTACAATCCACCCATACAGTTTTAAGCAGCCCAAGTAAACAACCATATCTTAATATAAggcctaaaattatatttgtggtGAGAAGTGGTACCCGACCTAGAAAAATAATCAGAATGTTACTGAACAAGCGCAATTCTCCTTCATTTGAACACATTCTTACACTAATAACAGAATCAATAAAATTAGATACTGGTGCCGTCCGTAAGGTATATGTGTCATCTGGATGTCAAATAACACAACTAGGACAATTTTTTGAACCAGATGATTTGTTCTTTGTTTATGGTTCTGAACGAATATCTCAAGATGATTTGAAATTAGACTTTGAAGAAATGAAAACCGTACAATCCCACAAACGTGGACTGAGAAGACCAGCCAATGAACTGAAAAATGGCACACATTGTATGGACGAAAGTGGTAAAAGAGTACCTCAGTTACCAAAAACCACTAAAGCGAACCGGAGTATAACCAGTTCTATACCTACCAAAGTTCTAAACAGGTATATGATTTTAACAAGTAAATTGGGAGTGGggtaattataaacaattaaggagaatgtaaatactataaaattgctattataattttttttttttttaattatttgattctATAACAGCTATTAGACAAGAATTTAAAACATTCGataactgttattttttctataaaaataattgtatttacacTTCCTTCTAATGTTTATATAACCCCAGTTCACCCTACCgttatttacttaataaatttaattttacactatttcattgaattaattttaaaattgattcaatttttttcgtCCTTCTAGAATTTTGTCAACACAAACTTtggttgaaataaaatacacccAACTGTGTTGATGAATTTACAGATTGATTCTAAAAGTTACAGTCAATGACTTCTCATAGTAATTTcattgttcatataatattgttcaattgtTGTTAACTATAAAAGCTCATTTTGTTGGgaagtaatttttaatgattgaaaatctAACTagggttttttaatttttacctgtATAAGGTCAATGTTCTTGACTGGTGAtaaattaaagttcaaaataattatctattacttgattttattatttgttttaatatacagAGCTCTTATGAcacttaaaattacattaaaatatgttgatcaTTCTACAAGTCTATTGGTGGATTCTGTaactaaaataaccaatattgtatttattttgttgctgCTGTATATTTTTAAAGCTTTCCATCATTTTTGATaagttataagaataaaaaatagaacattttaagtaattagttaatattaataatataatccaataaataaaaatataagtaggattaaatataatacataaaatatttaatatgaaataaatatagtttttgaagGTACTGaagaaacatatattatgtagctCTTGACAAATTCTATAACTACAAGAggaaatacaatttatgattattaccaTTGATTCTGATActgtcagtatttataaatcataatttatggtagctgtatttaatataaataccatttaaaaaatcaatcataaaaataatgtaatacctacagaaaaaaatgtactaaaataactaaaattactaGTCAATTTACAGCTAAaatcttttattaatatttatatgatccaataatattgtcaatttatGAACAACATCTATATTTTCATCACTTGCCTTAACATAATTactataacatacattttcaaaatgttttcaattgtATGTTTACCAAACTACTTATTGttcactaaatattaattatgttacaaacttacaaatagataacaaatattttatattaacattaatattatatatttttttttttacatgaatAGGTATACTATTGGTGATCGACTTGGTGATGGTAATTTTGCTGTAGTTTATCGGTGTTTTGACAAACGAACTAATTCTGAATATGCTttgaaagtaattaaaaaaatagaagtccctcaaatgagtcaaatgattgaAAATGAGCTTTCAATATTGAAAAGTATAAGCCAtccaaatattatcaatttaatatctGATCTAGTGACGAACACTGATGTATATCTCATCACAGAATTAGTTAGTGGTGGTGACCTGTTTGAAGCCATTGCCAGATGCACAGACTTTTCTGAGCGTGATATTCGATTAATGACAAGAAATTTAGCTTCAGCTTTAGCATATCTCCATGGATTAGACATTGTACATCGAGATGTGAAACCAGAAAATCTTCTAGttgaatatgatataaatggTCATGTATTGCACTTAAAACTGGCAGATTTTGGCTTGTCTCAAAAAGTCAACGAACCCCTATACATGGTGTGTGGTACTCCCACTTACGTATCCCCAGAAATTCTTACTCAAGATGGTTATGGCGTGAAAATTGATATTTGGGCTGCTGGAGTGATACTATATATACTTTTGTGTGGATTTCCACCATTTGTCAGTGAAAACAACATTCAAGAAGATTTGTTCAATGACATACTTAGCGGGACATATGGTTTTCCAGAACCTTATTGGGATAATGTGTCTGAAGAAGCCAAAGATTTGGTTTGCTCAATGTTACAGTCCAATCCAAGTTTGAGATTTTCTGCTGAAGATGTTCTCGATCATCCGTGGTGCGATGAATTTGAATTGTGATGAATACTTccaaacatttgtttttttgttgccATTATATGTAACTggctaattaaaattattattgttccattatgataataataaaatgcaattaGACTTGTGTAACtgtttcaaattttgaattattattataatatttaatgcataattattttattttattttgtttagtgaTCTAGCATTAAGCAATTTTAAGCAATGTATTTAGACATTGATCaactatttatatgtattaattaataatgtgtaAATGAAGCCAAAATAATTAGACTCTTCCTATTtggtattacaattaaaaattaaagtgatactattataattatttccttttttttaataaataacatatatgcTGAATTCTAGTTTAcaaaactattgtttttatttgttactgATATAATGAGACctatattactaattaaaatattgtatattgtatatattattataattttatattggttttaattactattaattattatttactatatagtaatttatttaactattagtaATATGGTATAATCGTGTAATTAGGCAATAgcttaaaagtaatataaatattttaaaaatgtcatagtgtattgtaaaatatataatatacatagaattTCAAGGCtccttaaatatttttgaattacaacaaaaaaactaaaattgttaatcttagtttaaatattcaattacattaaaatttaaaaatcaaatttctgtaacaaaaaatattgtatttatttctttaatagaTTTTTGGATTTCAGTAAGActgaagaaccttgtattaatttttcaagcctAATTTGGACAtacttaggtaatacatattttttgcctcacaaaataatttgcaaactttcgtaatttctaacgcttataaaaaattgttgaatttacaatcaattttttttagctcCAGTAATAACTTAAGAGAAAgcttgtatacaaaaaatattatcaacatctgtagaagaaaaatttaaaaaaaaagggaaaGTGCCAAAGTGGGTAACCATCACATTGCTGTACAATAGAAGTCAAGTGGTCAAGTGTACTTCGTAAATTAGTACTTTAGTAGGTAGGTGACTGTattggatgtgttaaatttgaattcaatgataaatcattgcatatgaaAAACTATTCTTGGCGGAGACCATCTGTCAGCTTGTAagtagtatattttatcatatatttatattactgttatagaaattttttttactatcagTAATATTATGATGGGTAGAATTAAATGTTGCCAAAAACATTGCACTAATTGAAAATTCcactatatgtataaaaaataaattaaaagtttcaagtacccacacataacaattttgaattatatcaaaataacttaaatcgatattctttgtttaaaattgtaaataccttGGTACCaatttaatttcgtccaaattttaacttcaaaagttaacctaaaatttattttttgttttggaaTAAACAACATATGATGAACCTTGTATAAATGTTCAAGGTTTTCGACCTtgcaaaaaatgttatattaaattaatagaaaaaaattcaaaatttcaaatgttcataaacagctcaaaaagagtccaAATATCTTGAACAATATACTAtgtgctaataataaaaataggtgtgtataattttatttatttagcgtATGGTTACATGTTTTATATCATGTTTgttacaattttgtaatttcaattgCAGTTCGAACCAATTCCCCCGGGTGTTCCGGTCGAACAGCCTAGAAGGCGTGCACCAATGATAGACCGTCCGGCTGGGGTCCAACATGAAAACAATTAGccatcacggactaagatataattgactggaaacgacatggtCGGCGGGGGTTGGGGGACGGCCCCAAAAGGTGTCGCTTAGCTGATAGGAATactgttcttgaagttttcagcgataccggtggttttatttggctTCACAATtttgtatcttagtccgtgttttATACTAGTAAACTCTAGGAACACATTGCGACCCCCCGCACTTTGCCTCATGCCCACGTGTACATACATTCGTGATCGTGTTAACTGTTAAGCCACTCGTTTAGTCGTTTCCAGTCTTTTATAACTTAGTCCGTGGTAGCgatcatgatataataaactttattatatcATGGTAGCGATAAAGTGTCTTGCACGGAACGCTACGTTAGAAAACAGCACCCAGACCCCCCGACCCCCCTCACCACTACTACTCCGCCCACCTGCCAAAAAGTATAACCGTGTACACCGTTAACATGTTAACTGACATTTAACCGTGGTATCAGTCATAACCaggttgttatattataatatccgtcTCCTACGAAATATATCGTCATGACAAAGCTCAAAGCTGAAAGCTGTATGTACTTTGTTTAACGCCGTCACGCCGACTCTTTAGCCGTCCAAGGTTCCGGTGTACACACGTGAGTACacaatgtttaattatatttgccTATTgttatatgtatgtacattgtgtaaattagttgttaattttttcaGAATGAATAGCTACATTTTCAAAATCGAACAATGCCCCGGTAAGCAggtgaattattacaataaataataattcacctgCATACCCAAAGGCAAACAAAATGCCCGCACGCTGTAAATTTATCAGAAGTTAATAaactttgtcaacattttaataggATAGGTTAATTTTGAATactctaataaataaaactctACTAACATATGTATCTGTTTCAGGTTGCCTTAACTGCAACGGCTACGGGCATATCGACAGCAAATGTGAGTATTTTGTTCATGTGATATTGCACGtgcttttatatt
Above is a window of Metopolophium dirhodum isolate CAU chromosome 3, ASM1992520v1, whole genome shotgun sequence DNA encoding:
- the LOC132940236 gene encoding serine/threonine-protein kinase GE16371, producing MVEEQCIKSNKSIKMQAVALRTSRSISNEECTTRQKSDVGRAARKAKRIRFLVNGDRFCKGVVVAVTHERYRSFDSLLAELSNMLSENKHLPSGVRALFSIDGHKVSQLDDLEDGKFYICSGGNNAIKKIDYAALNNVKPSRSLTKLQSTHTVLSSPSKQPYLNIRPKIIFVVRSGTRPRKIIRMLLNKRNSPSFEHILTLITESIKLDTGAVRKVYVSSGCQITQLGQFFEPDDLFFVYGSERISQDDLKLDFEEMKTVQSHKRGLRRPANELKNGTHCMDESGKRVPQLPKTTKANRSITSSIPTKVLNRYTIGDRLGDGNFAVVYRCFDKRTNSEYALKVIKKIEVPQMSQMIENELSILKSISHPNIINLISDLVTNTDVYLITELVSGGDLFEAIARCTDFSERDIRLMTRNLASALAYLHGLDIVHRDVKPENLLVEYDINGHVLHLKLADFGLSQKVNEPLYMVCGTPTYVSPEILTQDGYGVKIDIWAAGVILYILLCGFPPFVSENNIQEDLFNDILSGTYGFPEPYWDNVSEEAKDLVCSMLQSNPSLRFSAEDVLDHPWCDEFEL